Genomic window (Cystobacter fuscus DSM 2262):
GAGCGCGTGAGCGTAGCTGACGGTGTGGTCGCAGCCCACCGCCACGGGGACGAAGCCCCGGGCCACCAGGCCCGCGCCCAGGAGCAGCGTCTCCTCCATCATCTCGGAGGCGGAGCCCCGCAGCACGCCCACGTCGATGGCCCCGGGGCGCTCGCGCCGTGTCCACGGGCGCATTCGCGCTGACGCCGAGCGGATGAAGACGGCGGCTCCCTCGTTGGAGGAGCCGAAGCGCCGGCACAGCTCGCTGTCCACTCCGAAGAAACACGCGGCGCCTTCCCCGGCGGGTTCGGGCAGCTCCTCCACGGAGCGGACCACCGCCCCGCCGAAGCCAATCAGTGTCCCGTCGGGCTCGTCCATCGGCCCCTGCTCATGCTTCCGCATACTCGCCCACGAAGAAGGAGAACGGGGTGCGCTTGCCGGGGATCTCCACCATCAGGTCCGGGCTCGTGCTGTCGCGCCGGGCATGGTCGCCTGCCCAGCGGTACGGGAGCCGGATCACCCGCTGCTCGGCGCTCATGCCGCCCCGGCGCATCTCCAGCTCGAACGCGAGCGACTCCACCTCCGCCTTCAGTGACTCGAAGCCCCGGGTGAGCTCCGGGGTGAGATCGGTGCGGACGAACTGCAGGTGGTGTTGACCATGGTCATTGGTCGTCTTGCGGTCGGGCAGGATGGCGAGGTTGGCCTCCTGCGGCGCATAGGCGATGGGCGCGTGCGGCGTCAGTCCGAACGAGTGCACACCGAGCGATTCGATGTAGGGGAGGATCTCCTGGAGGCGCGTGAGCGTCTCGGTGATGTGGTGCTGCTTCATCCGGGGATGGTCGTGGATGAGGTTGGCCTTCACCTTGATGCCGTGCTGCCGGGCCAGCTGCATGCACCGCAGGATGTCCGCGTACGTGTTGCCCTTCTTCATCCCCTCCAGGACCTCGTCGCAGACGGACTCCACGCCAATGGTCACCAGGTCCATGCCGCAGGCGGCCATGGCCTCGAAGTGCTGCGGCTGGGCCCGGGGCTCGGCCCGTACGGAGCACTCCATCTTCACACCGAGCGCGCGCAGCGTCTCGCCTCCGGCGCGCGCCAGCCGAGGGAAGTAGCCCATGGGGACCGCGTCGGAGATGAGATCGATCCGCTTCACCCCGAACCGCTCCACCACGTCGCGCACGTCCTGCACCACGTGCTCCGGATCCCGGAAGGTGGCCGAGATGGTGAAGGGGTTCTGCGAGGCCAGGAAGGGGTAGTCGCAGAAGTCGCACTTGCCCCAGTAGCACCCCTCGGACAGCAATACCGGGTAGATGCGGTCGCCGAGGTAGCTCTCCGACTCGACGATGTCGTAGGACAGGGGCCCGGCGAGCTTCTTCACGCGGCTCGTGCGTGTCACCGTGTGCTGGAGCTTCCCCGCGGCATCCAGGTAGGTGCCATGGGCCACGCCCTCCACGCCGATCTGGCCCGCCAGGTACTCCGCCAGCGAGGGGAACTGCTCGTACAGGTTGAACTTGTACGCGAGGTTGGCGCTGGCCTCCTGCAACAGGAAGCGCAGGTACGGGTCGTCGCTCAGCTTGATGGCCGCGCCGCCCAGGATGATCTTCCCCTGGAAGCCACGCGCACGCAGGCGCTTGCACAGCTCGACGATGGTCTCGCACTGGGTGTGGAACAGGGCCGAGAAGGCGAGGTGCTCGGGCGACTGGGCGGCGATCTCCTCGGCCAGCACGTCCATGGCCCGGGCCATCAGGCGTGCGCGGAACGCCGGGTCGGGGACGGTGTCGGGCGGGTTGATGAACACCTCGTGGGCGCCCCCCCAGTCCATGCCCGAGCGCAGCAGGGCGACGTCGTTGCCCTGACAATAGTCGCTGCTGAGGAACGTCAGCAGGCGCCCCACCTGCGTCAGGTCATCCTGGGAGAGGACCTCCTTGGCGAACTGCGCCTGCACCAGGCGCTTGAGCTCGCCGGTGATCTCCTGGCGGATCTCCGGCCGCAGCAGCCAGCGGAAGAAGCGCACGTTGGCATCGAAGAGCCGGACATCGACGCCGCAGGGGCCCAGCGCGTTCTTCAGCAACAGGGGCGCCAGGGGCGAGCCATTTATCATGCTCACCGCATGGGGAGGCACGATGACCAACAGCCGCGTGGTGTTCATACGCTCTCCTCGGGGATGAACATCGCCAGGGAGTGCTCGACGAGGAAATCGAGCAGATCTCGTACCCCCTGCGAGACGCCTTTCGTGGCATCGATGCGCAGCCAGGCCATCTTCGGAAAGAGGCGCTCGAGGGTCTGGGCCTCGGCGGGCGGCAGGAGGAGCACGCGGCCGGTGAGCCCGCTCTGCACGGTCACCTCGTCCCCCTCCGGCTTCTGGATGAAGAAGGGGATGACATGGAAGCGGCCCCAGGACAGCTCGTAGCCCCACTGGGGAATGGGGAAGGGGGCCTTCGGCCGGCGCTCGAAGTACAGCAGGCTGTGCAGTGTCGACGTGGCGCCGAGGAAGGGATACGGGAAGCCGCGCACCAGCCGCAGCGACTCGCGGTAGTCATCCTCCGGGTAGACGTCCACCGGACGGCGGTGCGTCCAGCGTATCTCCCAGGGAATGGCCGTGTCCCCCGAGGGATCATAGTGCACGTCGATGCCGTAGCGCTCGGGTCGTTTGGCGATGTCCGCGCCGGGGGTCAGTCCGAACTTGCCCAGGGCCACCGTGGCCGCCGACTTCAACAGCGTCCGGGCCGTGTCGAACGTCGTCTGCGCCTGGCGGCGGGTCTCGCCCGGGTGGCCGGTGAAGCCCATGAGCTGCACCGGGATGCCCGCGTCCGCGAAGGAGTTGACGAGGTACTCCAGCCGGTTGACGCGGGTGCCCTTGTTGATGAGGTCGATGACCTCCTGGTCCGTGCTCTCCATGCCGAACGCGGCCCCGAGGCAGCCGGCCTCGGCGAACACCTTCACGTTCTCCAGCTTGAAGGTGGACTCCAGGCGGAAGTCCGCCATCCACTTCACCTTCACGTTGCGCTCGATGAGCTCGCGCGACACCTTGAGCGCGTAGCTGGGTGACAGGACGTCCACGGCGAAGAAGAAGTACTTCACGTACGGAGCGGCCGCGGTGAGATCCTCGACCACCTTGGCCGGCGAGCGCGTGCGCCAGGGCGAGGTTGGGGCGTTCATCGCCAGGCCGTAGTCACAGAAGGAGCACTTGTTCCAATAGCAACCCCGCGTGGGCGAGTAGAGGCCCCCGGGCTCGGGCGAGCCATAGAGCGAGTAGTCCCAGAGGCTGTAGTCCGGCGAGGGCAGCTCCTCGACGTTCTCGAAGAAGTAGCGCTCCAGCGGCTTGGGGTCGTGCAGGTCGACGAAGTTGTCGGGCCGCCCGATGTTCGCCCCGTTCTGCGCCTGGTCCGCGAGCTGACACACGAGGGTCTCCCCCTCGCCCGTGATGAGGGAGTCGACGCCGAACGAGAGGATGTCCAGCTTCTCGACGTCGTCGATGTACTTGTAGAACTTGGCGGCGATGGGTCCACCGATGGCGACCTTGACGCCCCGCTTGCGTAGCCGGTGGCCCAGCATCAGGCTGTGCTCGAGCTGGGAGATGAACGGAATGCTCATCCCCACGAACCCGGGCTGCAGCGCGGCGATCTGGTCCGCGTGGTAGTCGTAGTAGTAATCGAGCACCTCGACGCCAAAGCCCGCCTCGACCTCGGAGCGCAGGGTGACGAGGTTGATGCGGTCCTCCTCGCTGCCCGGTGGACTGGCGCTGCTGAAGGTGCGGTAGATGGCCTTGCGCGACAGGAGCGTGAGCAGCCTCGGCAGCATGCTGAGCTCCCGGATGGCGGCCAGGTACGAGGGCAGGTGGTGGAAGGACTGCGGGTCGCGCAGGGCCTGGAAGGCGGAGCGGAACCGTTCGCTGTTCTCGAGCAGGTCGGCGAACAGCCGCAGCAGCCGGACCTGCTCACCGCGCTCCGTGTCCATCTGCCGCAGACACTCGCGGCGCAGCTCGGCCATCACCTCCGGCGACATGACGTAATGCCAGAACTCGATGGCGAGATCCCTGACGGCGTAGGAGTGGCCGGAGCGGTTGAGCGCTCCGGCCAGGTACGAATGACTGTGATACGGCTGGGTGATGTCCGTGGTGCCGCACAGTGTGAGATAGACAGGGGCCTTGCGACGTGCGGCGTCACCCCACCGGTTGGACCAAAGACTCGTCGATGCCTCGAGGATCTCTCTCACCGTGCGGACACTCACAGGGCATTACCTTTTGTTAGCGGTCGTACTGCCTGGCGAGCACGGCGCCAGGGCGGATCTCGAGGGTCTTGATGACGCGGACGCTCTTGCCGGCCTTGAGGTCGGCGCTCTTGAGCAGGTTGTCCAGCGCATCACCGGACAGCTCGGCCGGCTGGGACTGCTCGACCGGGGCGGGCTCGGCCTGCGGCAGCTCGCTGGCCGCCGCGGGCATCGCCAGACCGGCCACGGCCACCGCCGCGATCGCCGCGGAAGCACGAGAGACCTGACGAGCCGGGGCCTCCGGCTCCTGGTTCTGCTTCTCCTGCTCGTTCTGCTCGTTGTCCTTCTTCATGTTGAACGCTACCTTCGGGGTGGGTGGGGTACCGCCACGGCTCTCGAGGTCATTGACAGACACTCTTCATCCTCTCGTTTCTCAACCCCAGGGCATCAGCCCGGCGGGTGCAACTCAAGCACGCCTCGCAACAGGAGCTCCTCCAGCACGGGCCGGCTGTTCTCGGTGGCAAGGGCGCTCCAGGGGGGCCGGTTTTTCCGGACGTAGCGCAGCAACTGATGTATGCCCTCGCTGATTTCCAGGGGCGGGAAGAAATCGTCGCCGGGGACGACGATTTGGACGCGCTGCACCTCGGACTCGGGGCCACTGATGACCTCGAGCTGGAAGCGGATGCCTTCGGCCAGCCCTACCCGGGCGCGGGCGCACGCTCCGCCGCGGAGGGCCTCGCGGGAGCGGAAGTGCGTCTCGACGTGGTGCGCCACGGGGTGGGTGATGGCCTCCGCGGAGTCGAGGATCTGGTAGGCGCCCGGGGTGCCTTGCGGCAGGTGCCTGGCGATGAGGTATCCCCCGTGAAGCGTGGTGATGCCCACTGTCTGGAAGTGGTCCAGGAGTGCTCGGACATGGGCCCGGCGCCCGCTCGCGGTCCCCAGGTGTCTCGAGTGTCCCTCCACGTAGCCCGCGATGGGCAGGGCCTTCTCCACGAGGACGAGCACGTCGAGGGGCGGCGTCCCCTCGCTCCAGGAGAGGATGCGCTCTTCCAGCCCACCCAGGTTGATGATGTCCGTGGTGATGGACAGGACGCCCCCTTCGTTGAGGTGCCGCGGCCCCTCCTGGAAGAGCCGGCGGAGGAGGTCCTCTCCCGTGGGTCCTCCATCGCGGTAGAGCAGGCGCGCCACGGAGGGAGGCTGGGGGACGAACGGAGGGTTCGCGAGGATTCGATCGAAGCAGGTGCCGCGGACAGGCTCGAAGAGGTCGCCCTGGACGAAGCGGGCGTTGCGGATGCCATTGAGCGCGGCGTTGAAGCGCGAGAAGCGGACGGCCCGGGGGTTGATGTCCACCCCGATCACTTCCTCACTGTAGTGTGCGGCGACGAGTCCCTGGATGCCGCTGCCGCAGCAGAGGTCGAGCGTCCGTCGGCTCGGGGAACGGGGCGCGGCGCAGCCCAGCCCGACGCTGTCGTATCCGATGTACATGACGCGATCCGGCAGGTCTTCGCCCTCGGGCCAGAGGGGTGAGTACCTGCCGGTGTCCGTCGCGAGCAGCAGCTCCCCGAAGCAGTACAGATGCACCTGCGAGTGCCACTGCTCCCCCGAGGGGACGATGACGCCGAGCTCCAGCAGCAGGTTCACGGAGTCCGGAGACAGTGCCGCCTCCAGCGCGGACCGCCCCAGCGGGAGATCGAGCAGGAAGAGACGGACGAGGTCCGCCAGTGGCGTGGTGGGGAGCACCCAGCGGTCGTAGTAGTGGAAGTGCTCGGGCTGCAGGGCCAGCAGGTGGGGAAGCCCCAGCAGGGCGGTGACCTGGTCCTCACGGTAGCCGGCGCGGTCCAACTCGCGCCGCAGCGCCTGGAGCCGCTCGAGGGGCCCGGAGGTCTCGGACGCGAAGGCCTCGAAGATGCGGTGTCCGAAACGACCTGCGCTCAGTTGGTCCAGTGTCATGTGCGCGCGCTGCCTCCGACTGCGGTGGAGCGGGGACTCGTCAGCCCGTCGTTGGATGGTAGCATCTCATCCGAGTCCAACATTTCGAATTCAATGCGATGGGTCGTACGATGCAGCGTGGATGTGAAATGTCACCTGGGTTCCCCCCGGGGCACACAACGCGTCCCTCGAACGATGCCATATGCCATCATGAAAACAACACACCGTGCGTATAGCGGCCTTCTCTCCTCGAGACGCTCGGCCGCCCAGGTCTCTTGCGAGTTGCAGCGGCTAAGCCAGCTCACGCGAGAACGACGCGACCACCTCTCCCAGGCGCTCGGGTTGTTCGAACGGAAGGCCGTGGGAGGCGTCCTGTACCTGTTCACGCGTGGGTTGAGGCTCCGCAGTTCAATTCACCTTCGAGCCCGCGCGCCAAGTCAGTGAAGTTTAATGGGAGTCCGGGTCACGCATGGGACGACTGGGGGACCTCGGGAGGAGGCGGGCGCGGGCGCAGGAGGCCCGGCGCGCTGACGACGAGAATCCCCGCCAGGACCAGCACGGCGCCCACGGCGAAGGAGGCGTCCGCCCGCTCGTGCAGCACCAGCACTCCCGCGCTGACGCCGAACAGGGGCGTCATGAACGAGAACACCGACAGAGTGGAGGCGAGGTAGCGCCGCAGGAGCCAGAACCAGACGAGATAGCTGGCGAAGCACACCACGATGCCCTGGAAGAGCAGACTCGCCCACGCCACGCCGGTGAGTGACACCGGGCCCGCCTGACCCGTGAGGAGGGCCACGGGCAGCAGGAACACGAAGCCGCCCAGCAATTGGTAGAGCAGCGTCTGGGTGGGACGCGCGTCGGAAAGCGCCGAGACGCGCACCACCACGGTGGTCGCGCCCCACGCGAGCCCCGCGAGCAGACCCAGCGCGTCGCCCCCAATCATTTCCAGGCTGACCCCTCCCTGGAGAAATCCGCCGCCGAAGGCCAGCAGGATGCCGGCGAACGCCACCCCCATGCCGGCCCACTGAGCGGGCCTCAGCCGCTCGGAGGGCACGAGCCAGTGCAGGCCCAGCGCGGCGAACACGGGCGAGGTGTAGAGGAACACGGCCATGTGCGAGGCGTGGGTGTGGCGCAGGCCCTCACCCACGAAGAGGAACTCCGCGGCGAAGAACGCGCCCGCCAGCAGGCCGGGACGCAAGGTTCCATCCCGGAAGGACAAGCGCTCGCCACGCACCCAGCACAGCAGGCCCACGAGCAGCGCGCTGATGCCCGAGCGCAGGGTCATCTGCATCAAGGGGGGAACGTGGGGCGCGGCCAGTTTGACGGCCACCTGCTGCATGCCCCAGATGGAGCACAGCAGGAGCATCGTCGCGAGCGCGAAGCCATCGGCGGGTTTCCGGGAGGAACTCATGCCCCCATATTGCGTGTGGCGGGCCCGATTCATATAGCGAGAATCCGACAACCCATGCCGAGAAGCCGCCATGGCGAAGCAACTCCAGGTT
Coding sequences:
- a CDS encoding B12-binding domain-containing radical SAM protein; protein product: MNTTRLLVIVPPHAVSMINGSPLAPLLLKNALGPCGVDVRLFDANVRFFRWLLRPEIRQEITGELKRLVQAQFAKEVLSQDDLTQVGRLLTFLSSDYCQGNDVALLRSGMDWGGAHEVFINPPDTVPDPAFRARLMARAMDVLAEEIAAQSPEHLAFSALFHTQCETIVELCKRLRARGFQGKIILGGAAIKLSDDPYLRFLLQEASANLAYKFNLYEQFPSLAEYLAGQIGVEGVAHGTYLDAAGKLQHTVTRTSRVKKLAGPLSYDIVESESYLGDRIYPVLLSEGCYWGKCDFCDYPFLASQNPFTISATFRDPEHVVQDVRDVVERFGVKRIDLISDAVPMGYFPRLARAGGETLRALGVKMECSVRAEPRAQPQHFEAMAACGMDLVTIGVESVCDEVLEGMKKGNTYADILRCMQLARQHGIKVKANLIHDHPRMKQHHITETLTRLQEILPYIESLGVHSFGLTPHAPIAYAPQEANLAILPDRKTTNDHGQHHLQFVRTDLTPELTRGFESLKAEVESLAFELEMRRGGMSAEQRVIRLPYRWAGDHARRDSTSPDLMVEIPGKRTPFSFFVGEYAEA
- a CDS encoding B12-binding domain-containing radical SAM protein, with protein sequence MREILEASTSLWSNRWGDAARRKAPVYLTLCGTTDITQPYHSHSYLAGALNRSGHSYAVRDLAIEFWHYVMSPEVMAELRRECLRQMDTERGEQVRLLRLFADLLENSERFRSAFQALRDPQSFHHLPSYLAAIRELSMLPRLLTLLSRKAIYRTFSSASPPGSEEDRINLVTLRSEVEAGFGVEVLDYYYDYHADQIAALQPGFVGMSIPFISQLEHSLMLGHRLRKRGVKVAIGGPIAAKFYKYIDDVEKLDILSFGVDSLITGEGETLVCQLADQAQNGANIGRPDNFVDLHDPKPLERYFFENVEELPSPDYSLWDYSLYGSPEPGGLYSPTRGCYWNKCSFCDYGLAMNAPTSPWRTRSPAKVVEDLTAAAPYVKYFFFAVDVLSPSYALKVSRELIERNVKVKWMADFRLESTFKLENVKVFAEAGCLGAAFGMESTDQEVIDLINKGTRVNRLEYLVNSFADAGIPVQLMGFTGHPGETRRQAQTTFDTARTLLKSAATVALGKFGLTPGADIAKRPERYGIDVHYDPSGDTAIPWEIRWTHRRPVDVYPEDDYRESLRLVRGFPYPFLGATSTLHSLLYFERRPKAPFPIPQWGYELSWGRFHVIPFFIQKPEGDEVTVQSGLTGRVLLLPPAEAQTLERLFPKMAWLRIDATKGVSQGVRDLLDFLVEHSLAMFIPEESV
- a CDS encoding methyltransferase, producing the protein MTLDQLSAGRFGHRIFEAFASETSGPLERLQALRRELDRAGYREDQVTALLGLPHLLALQPEHFHYYDRWVLPTTPLADLVRLFLLDLPLGRSALEAALSPDSVNLLLELGVIVPSGEQWHSQVHLYCFGELLLATDTGRYSPLWPEGEDLPDRVMYIGYDSVGLGCAAPRSPSRRTLDLCCGSGIQGLVAAHYSEEVIGVDINPRAVRFSRFNAALNGIRNARFVQGDLFEPVRGTCFDRILANPPFVPQPPSVARLLYRDGGPTGEDLLRRLFQEGPRHLNEGGVLSITTDIINLGGLEERILSWSEGTPPLDVLVLVEKALPIAGYVEGHSRHLGTASGRRAHVRALLDHFQTVGITTLHGGYLIARHLPQGTPGAYQILDSAEAITHPVAHHVETHFRSREALRGGACARARVGLAEGIRFQLEVISGPESEVQRVQIVVPGDDFFPPLEISEGIHQLLRYVRKNRPPWSALATENSRPVLEELLLRGVLELHPPG
- a CDS encoding DMT family transporter, translating into MSSSRKPADGFALATMLLLCSIWGMQQVAVKLAAPHVPPLMQMTLRSGISALLVGLLCWVRGERLSFRDGTLRPGLLAGAFFAAEFLFVGEGLRHTHASHMAVFLYTSPVFAALGLHWLVPSERLRPAQWAGMGVAFAGILLAFGGGFLQGGVSLEMIGGDALGLLAGLAWGATTVVVRVSALSDARPTQTLLYQLLGGFVFLLPVALLTGQAGPVSLTGVAWASLLFQGIVVCFASYLVWFWLLRRYLASTLSVFSFMTPLFGVSAGVLVLHERADASFAVGAVLVLAGILVVSAPGLLRPRPPPPEVPQSSHA